A genomic segment from Gavia stellata isolate bGavSte3 chromosome 4, bGavSte3.hap2, whole genome shotgun sequence encodes:
- the LOC104258027 gene encoding endosome-associated-trafficking regulator 1-like, producing MSWLLGISGTMERVCPESQGLEDDDDDDDNDDEYSYPCHSAHPPPQCKSHDSLGDSQVEDLGEPIPFSLNPRYSYIVKDEAVKNRIYAKTLAKHALELKKEAQEFQEPFYKDTEMPDSLSEDEDHSWTYHLPVQQRSHVLQTASMAPCGSYDSFQSSTGKHLGMDVFAPWAHASDPYLGHPERTRGAEPHMLHEETTGDRELLSMQLTYDVLREENAMLKRVVRSMQSSLESQACTVRRLERQLKASLAKEAREAQELQSFVQRTEWSLQLMTQRALEAESNVEKLKQDIFILQGELESSKVENENLRAGQMSDLGTVKHNIDFALQNLHKIITGANWSIRQLASGAELLHFVAEVLKSTGKIFKVEAEKEL from the coding sequence ATGTCATGGCTGCTTGGCATCTCTGGGACAATGGAGAGGGTCTGCCCAGAATCTCAAGGCTTGGAAGATGATGATGACGACGATGACAACGATGATGAATACAGCTACCCCTGCCACTCCGCACATCCTCCACCCCAGTGCAAAAGCCATGACAGCTTGGGTGACAGTCAGGTGGAGGATCTGGGGGAACCCATCCCGTTTTCCCTAAACCCCAGGTACTCTTACATAGTGAAAGACGAAGCAGTGAAAAATAGAATATATGCCAAGACGTTAGCCAAGCATGCACTGGAGCTTAAGAAGGAAGCTCAGGAGTTTCAGGAACCATTTTACAAAGACACGGAAATGCCTGACAGCTTGTCCGAAGATGAGGACCACAGCTGGACCTATCACCTTCCTGTGCAACAAAGGTCCCATGTTCTCCAAACTGCCAGTATGGCACCATGTGGCTCCTATGACTCTTTCCAGTCTAGCACAGGCAAGCACTTGGGGATGGATGTGTTTGCCCCATGGGCCCATGCCAGTGACCCTTATCTGGGGCACCCAGAGCGCACCAGGGGAGCAGAGCCCCATATGCTGCATGAGGAGACCACTGGGGACAGGGAGTTACTGTCAATGCAGCTGACCTACGACGTGCTCAGGGAAGAGAATGCCATGCTCAAGAGGGTGGTCAGGAGCATGCAGAGCTCCTTGGAGAGCCAGGCGTGCACAGTGCGGAGGCTGGAGAGGCAGCTGAAGGCCAGCCTGGCCAAAGAGGCGAGAGAAGCCCAAGAGCTGCAGTCCTTTGTCCAGCGGACTGAGTGGAGTCTCCAGCTAATGACCCAGCGGGCTCTGGAGGCAGAAAGCAATGTGGAGAAGCTGAAGCAGGACATTTTTATTCTCCAGGGAGAGCTGGAGAGCTCCAAGGTGGAGAATGAAAACCTGAGAGCGGGCCAAATGTCTGATCTGGGGACAGTGAAGCACAACATAGACTTCGCCTTGCAGAACCTCCACAAGATAATAACGGGCGCAAATTGGTCCATCAGACAGCTTGCCTCTGGGGCGGAGTTGCTGCATTTTGTTGCTGAGGTCCTTAAATCTACTGGCAAAATTTTCAAAgttgaagcagaaaaagagctATGA
- the KCNJ4 gene encoding inward rectifier potassium channel 4 — protein sequence MIQRAMGSIRVNRYSIVSTEEDGHKVSALGSMNGHSRNGKGHAPRRKHRNRFVKKNGQCNVYFANLSNKSQRYMADIFTTCVDTRWRYMLMIFSAAFLVSWLFFGFLFWCIAFFHGDLNTPAVGGSPSLLKPCIMHVNSFLGAFLFSVETQTTIGYGFRCVTEECPLAIMAVVVQSIVGCVIDSFMIGTIMAKMARPKKRAQTLLFSHHAVISVRDGKLCLMWRVGNLRRSHIVEAHVRAQLIKPYMTEEGEYLPLDQRDLNVGYDVGLDRIFLVSPIIIVHEIDEESPLYGIGKEELETENFEIVVILEGMVEATAMTTQARSSYLASEILWGHRFEPVVFEEKNHYKVDYSRFHKTYEVAGTPCCSARELQESKMTILPSPPPPSAFCYENELALVSQDEDEDDDEVGVVLGGSTKEEGGVIQMMDFGSHLDLERLQATLPLDTISYRRESAI from the exons ATGATACAGCGAGCCATGGGCAGTATCCGAGTCAACCG gTACAGCATCGTGTCGACTGAAGAGGATGGACACAAGGTCTCTGCGCTGGGCAGTATGAACGGGCATAGCCGGAACGGGAAGGGCCATGCCCCCCGGCGGAAGCACCGCAACCGCTTTGTGAAGAAGAACGGCCAGTGCAATGTCTACTTTGCCAACCTGAGCAACAAGTCTCAGCGCTACATGGCTGATATCTTCACCACCTGTGTGGACACCCGCTGGCGGTACATGCTTATGATCTTCTCTGCCGCCTTCCTGGTCTCCTGGCTCTTCTTTGGCTTCCTGTTCTGGTGCATTGCTTTCTTCCATGGTGACCTCAATACACCGGCGGTGGGTGGCAGTCCCTCTCTCCTCAAGCCCTGCATCATGCATGTGAACAGCTTCCTaggggcttttcttttttcagtggagaCACAGACAACCATTGGGTATGGCTTCCGCTGCGTGACTGAGGAGTGTCCACTGGCTATCATGGCAGTTGTGGTCCAGTCCATTGTGGGCTGTGTTATTGACTCCTTCATGATTGGCACTATCATGGCCAAGATGGCAAGGCCCAAGAAGCGGGCCCAAACCCTCCTCTTCAGTCACCATGCGGTCATCTCAGTGCGGGATGGCAAACTGTGCCTCATGTGGCGGGTGGGCAACCTGAGGAGGAGCCACATCGTGGAGGCCCACGTCCGAGCCCAGCTCATCAAGCCCTATATGACAGAGGAAGGGGAATACCTCCCCCTGGACCAGCGGGACCTAAATGTGGGCTACGACGTGGGCCTCGATCGTATATTTTTGGTCTCACCCATTATTATCGTTCATGAGATTGACGAGGAGAGCCCGCTCTATGGGATTGGCAAGGAGGAGCTGGAAACAGAGAACTTTGAGATTGTTGTTATCCTGGAGGGGATGGTGGAAGCCACAGCCATGACCACACAGGCTCGAAGCTCTTACCTCGCTAGTGAAATCCTTTGGGGTCATCGTTTTGAACCAGTTGTGTTTGAGGAGAAGAACCACTACAAAGTGGATTATTCGCGCTTTCACAAGACCTACGAGGTAGCTGGTACGCCTTGCTGCTCAGCCCGGGAGCTGCAAGAAAGCAAGATGACTATCTTAccttctcccccacctcccAGTGCCTTCTGCTACGAGAATGAGCTAGCTCTTGTCAGTcaagacgaagacgaagacgatGACGAAGTGGGTGTGGTGTTAGGGGGCAGCACCAAGGAGGAAGGAGGCGTCATCCAGATGATGGATTTTGGAAGCCACCTAGACCTGGAGCGGCTCCAGGCAACTCTGCCCCTAGATACAATCTCATACCGCAGGGAGTCAGCCATCTaa